The following is a genomic window from Nocardioides thalensis.
CTGGTCGACCTGGAGCCTCTGCTGCGGGACGCGGTGGTGCTCGCACTGCCGTTCCAGCCGCTGTGCATGCCGGACTGTCCCGGCCTGTGCCCCGAGTGCGGGGCACGACTGGCCGACGACCCCGACCATGCGCACGAGGCTGCGATCGACCCGCGGTGGGCGGCGCTCAGCAAGCTGGCCGACGACACGCAGCAGCCCGAACAAACCGAGCCCTGACCGGCACCGAAGATCCGAGGAGACAACCGTGGCAGTCCCGAAGCGCAAGATGTCGCGCAGCAACACGCGGCACCGCCGCTCGCAGTGGAAGGCCGTCGCCCCCACCCTGGTCGACTGCGCCAACCCGGCCTGCGACGCCAAGCACATCCCGCACCGCGCCTGCGGCACCTGCGGCCAGTACGGCGCCCGCGCCGACCGCCGTCAGGTTCTCTGACCCTCACGGTCGGAGCAGCGGCATCACTGCTCACACCGACACGGTGTACGGCGAGCTGCGTCGTGCGCTCGGCGAGCCTGAGCTCGACCCCGAGCTGCTCGACCGCGCGCTGACGCACCGGTCGTACGCCTACGAGAACGGCGGCCTCCCGACCAACGAGCGCCTGGAGTTCCTGGGCGACTCGGTGCTCGGCGTCGTCGTCACCGAGACGCTCTACCGCATGCACCCGGACCTCCCCGAGGGCCGGCTCGCGAAGCTCCGTGCGGCGGTCGTCAACGCCCGCGCGCTCGCCGGCGTGGCCCGCGAGCTCGACCTCGGGCAGTACATCAAGCTCGGCCGCGGCGAGGAGGCCACCGGCGGGCGCGAGAAGGCGTCGATCCTGTCCGACACCGTCGAGGCGGTGATCGGCGCGGTCCACCTCAGCGGCGGCATCGAGGTCTCCTCGGTCGTCGTCCACCGCCTGTTCGACCCGCTCATCGAGTCGGCCTCCGCGATGGGCGCCGGCCTCGACTGGAAGACGTCCCTCCAGGAGCTCGCGGCCGAGCGCGGACTCGGCGTCCCCGAGTACGTCATCGAGGACGACGGGCCCGACCACCAGAAGACCTTCACCGCGCAGGTCCGCGTCGGCGGTCGCCTCTACGGCAACGGCAACGGCCGTTCCAAGAAGGAGGCCGAGCAGGGCGCCGCGGAGACGGCCTACGGCGAGATCGTCGCCGACCTCGGCCAGCCGGCCTAGCGCCACCGTGCCCGAGCTCCCCGAGGTCGAGGTCGTCCGCCTCGGCCTCGAGCGCCACGTCGTCGGCGCCACGATCACTGCGGTCGAGGTCCTCCACGAGCGGCCGGTGCGCCGCGACCCGCGCGGCCCGTCCGGCTTCGCCGCCGCGCTCACCGGGCGCACCGTCACCGGCGCCCGGCGGCGCGGCAAGTACCTCTGGCTCCCGCTCGACAACGGCGACGCGCTGCTGGGCCACCTCGGCATGAGCGGCCAGATGCTCGTCCAGCCGGCCGGCGCCCCCGTCGAGCGCCACCTGCGCGTCCGGTTCGCGCTCGATTTCGGTGGTCGAGGAGGCCGCCCCGCGGAGCTCCGGTTCGTCGACCAGCGGATGTTCGGCGGCCTGCTGGTCTCCGCCGGCGGGGCCGGGCTGCCCTCCGAGATCGCGCACATCGCCCGCGACCCGCTCGACCCGGAGTTCGACGACGACCTCTTCGTCCAGCGGGTACGGCGCCGCTCGGCCGGCGTGAAGCGGCTGCTGCTCGACCAGGGGCTGATCTCCGGCGTCGGCAACATCTACGCCGACGAGGCGCTGTGGCGCGCCCGGGTCCACGGCGACCGGCCGGGGGAGCGGCTCACCCGGAAGCAGGTCACGGAGCTGCTCGGCCACGCGCGCGAGGTCATGGCCGCCGCGCTGGTCCAGGGCGGGACGTCGTTCGACGCGCTCTACGTCAACGTCAACGGCGAGTCCGGCTACTTCGACCGCTCCCTCCACGCCTACGGTCGCGAGGACCAGCCCTGCGACCGGTGCGGCACCCCGATCAGGCGGATCGCGTTCATGAACCGGTCGTCGTACTTCTGCCCGAGGTGCCAACCGGTCCCGCGGGTCCGCAGAGTTTGACCCAGCGCGTGTGAAGTGCGACTCTTGGAGACGGCCCTCCAGTCGAGGACGGGCCCTCTTCCCCCCAACCCAAGCGCCACCCGCGGGGTGGCGGGCGGGAACAGAGCAGGATTCGAACCGGAAGGTACACCTTCATGGCCAAGGCGCTGATCGGTCACCTGAACAGCGACCTGCGCGACCCCCGGCTCGCCGTCGAGAACGCTCGACTGCGCAACCGGGTGGCCGAGCTGGAGTCTCTCGTCCTCCGTCTCAGCGAGGAGAACGACAAGCTGATGGCGACTCGGGCCGCCTCCATCCTGGCCGACGACCAGGAGATGCAGCCGGCCTGACAGGCCCCTCACGGGCATCCGTAAATCGGGTGGCCGAGCATTCACGCGCGCCGTAGTTTTCTCCGGTGCGCCGCGTCCTCGAGCTGATCCTTCCCGCTCGACTCGGCGTCGGCTACCGCTGGCTGGTCGGCTCCAGCTGGATCTCCAACCTCGGCGACGGCATCGCCCTCGCCGCCGGGCCGCTGCTCGTGGCCTCGCAGACCCGCGACCCGTTCCTCGTGTCGCTCGCCGTCCTGCTGCAACGGCTGCCCTGGCTGCTCTTCGGCCTGCACGCCGGCGCGATCGCCGACCGGGTCGACCGGAAGCGCCTCGTCATCGTCGCCGACCTCGCCCGGATCGCGGTGCTCGCGCTGCTCTGCGCGACGATCGTCACCGGATGGGTCGACATCACGGTCGTGCTCGCCACCCTGTTCCTCGTCGGCGTCGCCGAGGTGTTCGCCGACAGCGCGTCGGGCACCCTGATGCCGATGCTGGTCGGCAAGGCCGACCTCGGCACCGGCTACGCCCGGCTCCAGTTCGGCTTCATCACGCTCAACCAGATCGCCGGGGCCCCGATCGGTGCGCTGCTCTTCGGAGTCGGACTCGCGGTGCCGTTCGGCGCCCAGATCGGGTGCGCCCTCCTCGGGGCGGTGCTGATGGCGCGGATCCGGCTCCCCGCGGGGCCGGTGCGGGACGCGGAGGGCACGCACGTGCGGCGCGACATCGTCGAGGGCGTGAAGTGGCTGCTCGGCCACCCGCCGGTGCGCACGCTCGCGCTGGTGATCTTCTCGTTCAACATCACCTGGTCGGCCTCGTGGGCCGTCCTCGTTCTCTACTCCCTCGAGGTGCTGGACATGGGCGCCGTCGGCTACGGGCTGCTGACGACCGCCGCAGCCGTCGGCGGCCTGGTCACGACGCCGTTCTACGGCTGGCTCGAGCGCCGCGTTCCGCTCGCCACCCTGATGCGGGTGTGCCTCCTCCTCGAGGTGGTGATGCACCTCGGGTTCGCGGTGACCACCGTCCCCTGGGTCGCGCTGGCGATCATGTTCGGGTTCGGCGCCTACGCGTTCGTGTGGGGCACGCTGTCGCAGGCCGTGCGGCAGCGCGCCGTCCCGATGGAGCTCCAGGGGCGGGTCGGGGCGGTCTACGCCGTGGGCGTCTTCGGCGGGATGGTGGTCGGCAGCGGGCTCGGCGGGGTGCTCGCCGACGTCTGGGGCGTCACGGCGCCCTTCTGGGTCGGCTTCGTCGGCTCCGCCGTGCTGCTGGCGCTGGTGTGGCGCCAGCTCGCCCACATCGCCCACGCCGACGACGAGGTGCGCGAGTCGGACGCCGTCCCCTAGTAACCTGAACGCGGTCACGCTTCCCCCGCGACCGCCCGCGTCCGCCGGCACGGCAGGATGGGGCGTTCGCGTCCGCGCCGCCGCACCACCGACCGTCGTCCAGCAAGGGGAGCCCGCGTGTATCTGAAGAGCCTGACCCTCAAGGGGTTCAAGTCCTTCGCATCCTCGACCACGCTGCAGCTCGAGCCCGGCATCACCTGCATCGTGGGCCCCAACGGCTCCGGCAAGTCCAACGTCGTCGACGCCCTCGCCTGGGTCATGGGCGAGGCCAGCGCCAAGAGCCTGCGCGGCGGCAAGATGGACGACGTCATCTTCGCCGGTACGTCGGGCCGCCCGCCCCTCGGTCGCGCAGAGGTCCTGCTGACCATCGACAACTCCGACGGCGCGCTGCCGATCGAGTACTCCGAGGTCACGATCAGCCGGACGATGTTCCGCACCGGCGGCTCCGAGTACGCCATCAACGGCACCTCGTGCCGCCTGCTCGACGTGCAGGAGCTGCTGAGCGACTCCGGCATCGGCCGCGAGATGCACGTGATCGTCGGCCAGGGCCAGCTCGACACGATCCTGCACGCCACCCCGGAGGACCGGCGCGGCTTCATCGAGGAGGCAGCCGGCGTCCTCAAGCACCGCAAGCGCAAGGAGAAGGCGCTCCGCAAGCTCGACTCCACCGAGGGCAACCTGACCCGCCTCAACGACCTGCTGAGCGAGATCCGCCGGCAGCTCAAGCCGCTGGGCCGGCAGGCCGAGGTGGCCCGGCGCGCGGCCACCGTGCAGGCCGACGTGCGCGACGCCCGCGCGCGGATCCTTGCCGACGACCTGGTGACCGCGCGCACCGCCCTCGAGCAGGAGCTCGCCGACGAGAGCCTGCTCGTCGCCCGGCGCGAGCAGGTCGAGACCGCGGTCGCCGCCGCCCGCGAGCAGGAGGCCGCGCTCGAGGAGGCCCTCCGCGAGGACCTGCCCGCGCTCTCGAAGGCCCAGGAGTCCCTGTCGTCGCTCGGCGCCCTCCGCGAGCGGCTGCGCGGCACCCAGTCGCTCGCCGCCGAGCGGGTGCGCAACGCGGCCGGTGTCGCGGAGGCCGAGGACCAGCAGGGCCGCGATCCCGACGAGCTCGACGCCGAGGCCGAGCGGCTCCACGAGCAGGAGCAGGAGATCCAGGCCCTCGTCGCCGAGCAGCAGACCGCGCTCGAGGCCGCCGTCGCCGCCCGCCGCGCCGCCGAGGAGGCCGCGGCCGCGGAGGAGCGGCGCGTCCAGGCGCTGCTGCGCGCCGCCGCCGACCGCCGCGAGGGCCTCGCCCGGCTGCACGGCCAGGTCAACGCGCTGCGCTCACGGGCGACCGCTGCCGAGGAGGAGATCGGCCGCCTCGAGACGACCCGCACCGACGCCCTCGCCCGCGCCGACCGCGCCCAGAAGGACTTCACCGCACTCGAGACCCGGGTGGCCGGGCTCGACGCCGGCGAGGAGGGCCTCGACGCCGAGCACGAGGCCGCCAGCGCCGCGCTCGACGACCTCGACGAGCGCCTCACCAAGCTCCGCGAGGAGGCCCAGCAGGCCGACCGCGACAAGTCCGCGCTCGCCGCGCGCAAGGAGGCGCTCGAGATCGGCCTGTCCCGCAAGGACGGCGCCGGCGCGCTGCTCGCCGCGAGCGACACGGTCTCCGGCCTGCTCGGCTCGGTCGCGGCCCTGGTCACCGTGCGCTCCGGCTACGAGGCCGCCGTCGCCAGCGCGCTCGGCGCCGCTGCCGACGCGGTCGCGGTCACCGACGCCGACGTCGCCGTCGAGGCGATCAGCCACCTCAAGGCCGACGACCTCGGCCGCGCCGGCCTCCTGCTCGGGGGCGGCACGGTCGACCGGTCCGGCTGGCCGCAGCTGCCCGGCGCGGCGACGTACGCCGTCGACGTGCTCGAGTGCCCCGACGACCTCCGCCCGGCCCTCACCCGGCTGCTGCACAAGACCGTCGTGACCGACGACCTGGCGGCCGCCCGGAGGCTGGTCGCCGACCTGCCCGACGTCGTCGCGGTCACCCGCGAGGGAGACCTGCTCGGCCAGCACTTCGCCGCCGGCGGCTCCGGCCACCAGCAGAGCCTGATCGAGGTGCAGGCCGCCGTCGACGAGGCGACGGCGGCCCTCGCCGAGGCCGTGTCCGCCAGCGAGCGGCTCTCGTTCGACCTGGCGCGGGTCGAGTCGGAGCGCGCCGAGGCCCAGCAGCGTGCCGACGTCGCCCTCGCCAAGCTGCACGAGTCGGACGCCACCCTGGCCGCCGTCGCCGAGGAGCTCGGTCAGTACGGCTCGCTCGCCCGCGCGGCGCGCGCCGAGGCGGAGCGGGTCAGCGAGGCGATCACGCAGGCCCAGGCCGCGCGCGAGCAGGCGCTGAGCGGGCTCGCGGAGCTCGAGGAGCGGCTCGCCTCCGCGGAGGACGCCGGCGAGGAGGAGCCCGACACGGCCGAGCGGGAGCGTCTCGCCGAGGAGACGAAGGCC
Proteins encoded in this region:
- the rpmF gene encoding 50S ribosomal protein L32, which produces MAVPKRKMSRSNTRHRRSQWKAVAPTLVDCANPACDAKHIPHRACGTCGQYGARADRRQVL
- the rnc gene encoding ribonuclease III; the protein is MTAHTDTVYGELRRALGEPELDPELLDRALTHRSYAYENGGLPTNERLEFLGDSVLGVVVTETLYRMHPDLPEGRLAKLRAAVVNARALAGVARELDLGQYIKLGRGEEATGGREKASILSDTVEAVIGAVHLSGGIEVSSVVVHRLFDPLIESASAMGAGLDWKTSLQELAAERGLGVPEYVIEDDGPDHQKTFTAQVRVGGRLYGNGNGRSKKEAEQGAAETAYGEIVADLGQPA
- the mutM gene encoding bifunctional DNA-formamidopyrimidine glycosylase/DNA-(apurinic or apyrimidinic site) lyase; translated protein: MPELPEVEVVRLGLERHVVGATITAVEVLHERPVRRDPRGPSGFAAALTGRTVTGARRRGKYLWLPLDNGDALLGHLGMSGQMLVQPAGAPVERHLRVRFALDFGGRGGRPAELRFVDQRMFGGLLVSAGGAGLPSEIAHIARDPLDPEFDDDLFVQRVRRRSAGVKRLLLDQGLISGVGNIYADEALWRARVHGDRPGERLTRKQVTELLGHAREVMAAALVQGGTSFDALYVNVNGESGYFDRSLHAYGREDQPCDRCGTPIRRIAFMNRSSYFCPRCQPVPRVRRV
- a CDS encoding MFS transporter codes for the protein MRRVLELILPARLGVGYRWLVGSSWISNLGDGIALAAGPLLVASQTRDPFLVSLAVLLQRLPWLLFGLHAGAIADRVDRKRLVIVADLARIAVLALLCATIVTGWVDITVVLATLFLVGVAEVFADSASGTLMPMLVGKADLGTGYARLQFGFITLNQIAGAPIGALLFGVGLAVPFGAQIGCALLGAVLMARIRLPAGPVRDAEGTHVRRDIVEGVKWLLGHPPVRTLALVIFSFNITWSASWAVLVLYSLEVLDMGAVGYGLLTTAAAVGGLVTTPFYGWLERRVPLATLMRVCLLLEVVMHLGFAVTTVPWVALAIMFGFGAYAFVWGTLSQAVRQRAVPMELQGRVGAVYAVGVFGGMVVGSGLGGVLADVWGVTAPFWVGFVGSAVLLALVWRQLAHIAHADDEVRESDAVP
- the smc gene encoding chromosome segregation protein SMC, whose amino-acid sequence is MYLKSLTLKGFKSFASSTTLQLEPGITCIVGPNGSGKSNVVDALAWVMGEASAKSLRGGKMDDVIFAGTSGRPPLGRAEVLLTIDNSDGALPIEYSEVTISRTMFRTGGSEYAINGTSCRLLDVQELLSDSGIGREMHVIVGQGQLDTILHATPEDRRGFIEEAAGVLKHRKRKEKALRKLDSTEGNLTRLNDLLSEIRRQLKPLGRQAEVARRAATVQADVRDARARILADDLVTARTALEQELADESLLVARREQVETAVAAAREQEAALEEALREDLPALSKAQESLSSLGALRERLRGTQSLAAERVRNAAGVAEAEDQQGRDPDELDAEAERLHEQEQEIQALVAEQQTALEAAVAARRAAEEAAAAEERRVQALLRAAADRREGLARLHGQVNALRSRATAAEEEIGRLETTRTDALARADRAQKDFTALETRVAGLDAGEEGLDAEHEAASAALDDLDERLTKLREEAQQADRDKSALAARKEALEIGLSRKDGAGALLAASDTVSGLLGSVAALVTVRSGYEAAVASALGAAADAVAVTDADVAVEAISHLKADDLGRAGLLLGGGTVDRSGWPQLPGAATYAVDVLECPDDLRPALTRLLHKTVVTDDLAAARRLVADLPDVVAVTREGDLLGQHFAAGGSGHQQSLIEVQAAVDEATAALAEAVSASERLSFDLARVESERAEAQQRADVALAKLHESDATLAAVAEELGQYGSLARAARAEAERVSEAITQAQAAREQALSGLAELEERLASAEDAGEEEPDTAERERLAEETKAARQAEMEARLALRTSEERGRSLHGRVDQIRKAAQAERAARVRAAERRERLLREGRAGQAVAQAAAYVIQRLEVSIEAARAEREAVEQSRRGREDQLRAVRAQLRELAKEHEELVNSVHRDEMARTQQKMRIEQIEGRALEELGLEADSLVEEYGPDQLVPVAKDPAAEGDETAEPETKAFDREEQLKRLKAAERALRELGKVNPLALEEFTAMEERHKFLTEQLEDLRATRKDLLDIVKDVDTRVEQVFTEAYRDVEAAFDHVFKRLFPGGEGRLVLTDPSDMLTTGVEVEARPPGKKVKRLSLLSGGERSLVAVAFLVALFKARPSPFYILDEVEAALDDTNLGRLLEIYEELRENSQLLVITHQKRTMEVGDALYGVTMRGDGVSTVISQRLRESEPA